The nucleotide sequence CCGGCGAGTACCTGGTCGCCTATGAACCGGTGTGGGCTATTGGCACCGGTAAGGTCGCAACGCTGGAGCAAATTGCCGAGATTCACAGCGCCATCAAAACGTGGTGCTTGCAAAATGCCAAGCCCTCCGCTAATATTCGCGTCCTCTACGGCGGCAGTGTAAAGGCAGAGAATGCCGAGTCAATCCTGATGACAGACAATGTCGATGGAGCCCTTGTTGGTGGGGCATCTCTGGACGCCGGATCATTCAGGATGATTTGCCAGGCCGCAGGAAAATTGATATAGTATGGAACTTATTAAGACGCTTATTTGGGTTGTTAACCTGCTCTCCGCAGTGACGATTATTGTCCTTGTCCTCATGCAGCATGGCAAGGGTGCGGATATGGGTGCAGCTTTCGGCAGCGGCGCTTCCGGAAGTCTGTTTGGTGCGTCTGGCTCTGCGAATTTTTTGAGTAGAACCACTGCGGTTGCAGCGGTTGTATTCTTCTCCACGAGTCTCACTCTTGTTTATCTGTCGGGGGGCGGAAAAACAGATCTGGGTGTGATGGGTGGCAAGGTTGAACAAGTTGCGCCGCAAATCCCGGTCGGGGCAACCACTGGCAAAGCTTCGGGCACGACGTCAAAAATTCCGGAGTGACAGTAAAGTTATATTGTGCCGACATGGTGAAATTGGTAGACACGCTATCTTGAGGGGGTAGTGGCCGTAGGCTGTGTGAGTTCGAGTCTCACTGTCGGCACCACCATTCAAAAATAGGCCACCGGGATTCCGGTGGCCTATTTTATTTGGAGCCAAGGGGGGTAATTCCTCCTTTTTTTGGGGGTGTACGGGAAATGCTGCAAAATTATTTTCCCATTCTGTTGTTTGTCATCGTCGGGTTGCTGGTTGGCGTGGGTCCTATTGTTCTTGGCAAGGTCCTCGCCCCCAATCGTCCTGACCCTGAGAAACTCTCTCCTTATGAGTGCGGATTCGAGGCCTTCGAAGATGCACGCATGAAATTTGACGTTCGCTACTACCTCATTGCCATTCTTTTCATTCTGTTCGATCTGGAAATTGCGTTTCTGTTTCCCTGGGCTGTGGTCCTGAAAGAGCTGGGTGCATATGGCTTTGGTGTAATGGTGGAGTTCCTGGCGGTATTGACGCTGGGCTTCGTCTACATGTGGAAAAAGGGAGCGCTGGAATGGGAGTAGAAGGTATTCTGGAAAAAGGCTTCGTGACCACGACGGCCGACAAGCTCATCAACTACACCCGTACCGGTTCGCTGTGGCCGATGACCTTTGGTCTGGCCTGTTGTGCCGTGGAAATGATGCATGCTGGTGCCGCGCGTTACGACCTGGACCGTTTCGGCATCGTTTTTCGCCCCAGTCCCCGTCAGTCTGATCTGATGATCGTGGCCGGTACGTTGTGCAACAAGATGGCGCCGGCACTGCGCAAGGTGTATGACCAGATGGCGGAACCGCGCTGGGTCATCTCCATGGGCTCCTGTGCCAACGGTGGTGGCTATTACCACTACTCCTATTCTGTCGTCCGTGGCTGTGACCGCATCGTGCCGGTCGATGTCTACGTGCCAGGCTGTCCGCCGACTGCCGAAGCACTGCTCTATGGCATCATCCAGTTGCAGAACAAGATCAAACGCACCTCCACCATCGCCCGATAAGGTAAGCACTTATGGCCTCCAAGAAAATGGAAGCATTGGGATCGGTCGTCGAGCGGGTGCTGGGCGACAAGCTTGTTTCAAGCACGCTGGCCCTCGATGAACTGACCATCGTCTGCAAGGCGGCAGATCTGATCGCCGTGGCCACCACGCTGCGTGATCATGCTGAACTTTCTTTCGAACAACTGATTGACCTGTGCGGTATGGACTACAGTGCCTATCGCGACGAAGTATGGGATGGCCCGCGCTTTGCCGTGGTCTACCACCTGCTGTCGCTCAAGCACAATGTTCGTATCCGTTTGCGCGTATTTGCCGAGGATGACAGCTTCCCGCTGCTCGCATCGGTCAATCCGGTATGGAATGCTGCCAACTGGTTCGAGCGCGAAGCCTTCGACCTGTACGGCATCGTCTTCGAAGGTCACCCCGACCTGCGTCGCATCCTGACCGACTATGGCTTTGTCGGCCATCCTTTCCGCAAGGATTTCCCGCTGTCCGGTCATGTTGAAATGCGTTACGACCCGACCCAGCAGCGCGTGATCTACCAGCCGGTCACCATTGAGCCGCGCGAAATTACCCCGCGCATCATTCGTGAGGAGAACTACGGTGGCTGAGATCCGTAACTACACGCTGAACTTCGGTCCCCAGCACCCGGCAGCCCACGGCGTATTGCGTCTGGTGCTGGAACTGGACGGCGAAGTCATCCAGCGTGCCGACCCGCATATCGGCCTCTTGCATCGCGGTACCGAGAAGCTGGCTGAAAGCAAGACTTTCATCCAGTCTTTGCCGTATATGGATCGTCTCGACTACGTATCCATGATGTGCAACGAGCACGCCTACTGCCTGGCCATCGAAAAGCTGCTACAGATCGAAGTGCCGCTGCGCGCGCAATACATCCGCGTGATGTTTGCCGAAATCACCCGTATCCTGAACCACCTGCTGTGGATTGGCGCACACGCCATCGACATCGGCGCCATGACCATGTTCCTGTACGCTTTCCGTGAGCGCGAGGATCTGATGGACTGCTACGAAGCCGTGTCCGGTGCCCGTATGCATGCCGCCTATTTCCGTCCGGGTGGCGTTTACCGTGATCTGCCGGACTCCATGCCGCAGTACACCATCTCCAAGATCAAGAATGCCAAGGAACTCGCGCGCCTGAACGAAGGCCGCAAGGGTTCGATGCTGGACTTCATTGACGACTTCACCAAGCGCTTCCCTGGCTATGTTGACGAATATGAAACCCTGCTGACCGATAACCGTATCTGGAAGCAGCGTACCGTTGGCATTGGCGTAGTCAGCCCGGAACGTGCCAAGAATCTGGGCTTTTCCGGCCCGATGCTGCGTGGTTCCGGCATCGAGTGGGATCTGCGTAAAAAGCAGCCCTACGATGTTTACGATCGCATGGATTTTGATATTCCGGTGGGCAAGGGCGGCGACAGCTATGATCGCTATCTGGTGCGCGTGGAAGAAATGCGCCAGTCCAACCGCATCATCCAGCAATGCGTGGCTTGGCTGCGTGACAATCCGGGTCCGGTCATCACCGACAACCATAAAGTGGCTCCACCGTCCCGCGAGGGCATGAAGTCGAATATGGAAGACCTGATTCACCACTTCAAGCTGTTTACCGAAGGCATGCATGTGCCGGAAGGCGAAGCCTACGCCGCGGTAGAGCATCCGAAGGGTGAGTTCGGTATCTATCTGGTATCCGACGGCGCCAACAAGCCGTACCGACTGAAAATCCGTGCCCCGGGCTTTCCACATCTGGCAGCCCTCAATGAAATGGCTACGGGCCACATGATTGCCGACGTGGTGGCCATCATCGGTACCCAGGATATCGTGTTTGGGGAGATCGACCGCTAATGCTATCCGCACAATCACTCGCCGCCATTGACCGCGAAGTCGCCAAGTATCCGGCCGACCAGAAACGCTCGGCGGTCATGGGCGCGCTGCGCATTGCCCTGGTGGAGCGCCGTGAAACCGGCAAGACACCGGAAGAGCGCTGTCTGAATACCGAGGTGATCGAATTCGTTGCCAACTACCTGCAGATTGCGCCGGTAGCTGCTTACGAAGTCGCCACCTTCTACAACATGTACGACATGAAGCCGGTTGGGCAGTACAAGATCACGGTCTGCACCAATCTGCCCTGTGCCCTGTCCGGTGGCGTCAACGCTGCCGAGTACATCTCCAAGAAACTGGGCATCGCCATTGGCGAAACCAGTGCTGACGGCAAGTACACCTTGCTGGAAGGGGAGTGCATGGGAGCCTGCGGCGATGCGCCGGTCTTGCTGGTGAACAACCACAAGATGTGCAGCTTCATGACGCCCGAAGCAATCGACAAGAAACTGGCGGAGTTGAACTAATGGCAGTCTTCGTCAATGGTGTGATTTTCGACGGCATCGATACCTCTGCACAGGATTGCTGGAAGCTGGAGGCCTATGTGGCCCGTGGCGGCTACCAGGCTCTGCGTCGCATCATCGAATCCAAGATGGCGCAAGAGGACGTGATTGCCGAAGTGAAAAATTCCGGCCTGCGCGGTCGTGGCGGTGCGGGCTTCCCCACCGGCCTGAAGTGGAGCTTCATGCCGCGCTCCTTTCCGGGCGACAAATACGTGGTGTGCAATACCGACGAGGGTGAGCCGGGTACTTTCAAGGACCGCGACATTCTGCGTTTCAATCCGCACGCCCTGATCGAAGGCATGATCATCGCCGGTTATGCCATGGGTACCAAGGCTGGTTACAACTACATCCACGGTGAAATCTTCGAAGAGTACGAACTATTCGAAGCCGCACTGGATGAAGCCCGCCAGGCTGGTTTCCTTGGCAACAACATCCTGGGCAGCGATTTCAGCTTCGATCTGTTCGCCCACCATGGTTATGGTGCCTACATCTGCGGTGAGGAAACTGCGCTGCTGGAATCGCTGGAAGGCAAAAAAGGCCAGCCGCGCTTCAAGCCGCCGTTCCCGGCCAGCTTCGGTCTGTACGGCAAGCCCACCACCATCAACAACACCGAATCCTTCGCCTCCGTGCCTTTCATCATCCGTGATGGTGCACAGAAGTTCCTGGAAGCGGGCAAACCGAATAATGGCGGCACCAAGCTGTTCTCCGTGTCGGGCCATGTGAATCGTCCGGGTAACTACGAGATTCCGCTGGGTACCCCGTTCTCGGTACTGTTGGAAATGGCCGGCGGCATGCGTGATGGCAAAAAGCTGAAGGCAGTGATTCCGGGTGGTTCTTCCGCCCCCATCCTGCCTGGCGACGTCATGATGCAATGCACCATGGACTACGACAGCATTGCCAAGGCCGGCTCCATGCTCGGTTCGGGCGCTGTCATCGTGATGAATGAAGATGTGTGTATGGTGAAGGCGCTGGAGCGTCTGGCCTACTTCTATCACGAAGAATCCTGCGGCCAGTGCACGCCGTGCCGCGAAGGCACCGGCTGGCTGTACAAGGTGATCCATCGCATTGCCCAGGGTGAAGGTCGCCCGGGTGATCTGGAGCTCCTGGATTCGGTAGGCAATAACATGGCCGGCCGTACCATCTGTGCACTGGCAGATGCTGCCGTGTTCCCGGTTCGCAGTTTCACCAAGCACTTCCGCAATGAGTTCGAGTACCTGATCGAGCACAAGAAGCCCTTGGTGGACCACAAATGGTGTTGAGCGATGCTTGAAATCGAAATCGACGGTAAAAAACTGACTGTCCCGCAAGGCAGTACCGTGATGGATGCCGCCCATTCCGTGGGTACCTACATCCCTCACTTCTGCTATCACAAGAAACTATCCATCGCCGCCAACTGCCGCATGTGTCTGGTGGAAGTGGAAAAAGCACCCAAGCCGCTACCCGCCTGCGCTACGCCGGTGACCGACGGCATGAAGGTGCATACCCATTCCGACATGGCCAAGAAGGCGCAAGCCGGCGTGATGGAATTCCTGCTGATCAACCACCCGCTGGATTGCCCGATTTGCGATCAGGGCGGTGAGTGTCAGTTGCAGGATCTCGCCGTAGGCTATGGCAACTCTTCTTCCCGTTATCAGGAAGAAAAGCGCAGCGTAGTTGGCAAGGATATGGGCCCGCTGGTTTCCGCAGAAGAAATGTCGCGCTGCATTCATTGCACCCGCTGCGTACGCTTCACCGAAGAAATCGGCGGCTTCCAGGAAATCGGCATGGCCAACCGTAGCGAATTCTCGGAAATCATGCCTTACCTGGGCAAGACCGTGAATTCGGAAATCTCCGGCAACGTCATCGACCTCTGCCCGGTGGGTGCGCTGACTTCCAAGCCTTTCCGCTACAGCACCCGTGCTTGGGAGCTGTCGCGCCGCAAATCGGTCAGCCCGCACGATGGTCTGGGTTCCAATCTGGTGGTGCAGGTCAAGAGCAACGAAGTGATGCGTGTTCTGCCGCTGGAAAACGAAGCCATCAACGAGTGCTGGATCGCCGACCGCGACCGTTTCTCCTACGAAGGCCTGAACTCCGCCGAACGTCTGCAAAAGCCGATGATCAAGTTCGACGGCAAGTGGCACGAAACCGACTGGGAAACCGCGCTGGCGTATGTGGTCAAGGGCCTGAACGGCGTATCGGCCGATCATGGCAAGGATGCCATCGGTTTCCTCACCAGTCCGCACTCCACCACCGAAGAGCTGTATCTGGCGCAAAAACTGGCCCGTGCCTTCGGTGTCAACAATATCGACTACCGTCTGCGTCGCAGTGACTTCTCCGCCGATGCCGCCCAGCAGGGTGCGCAGTGGCTGGGTTCCAGCATTGCCGAGCTGACTGCTGCCAAGTCCATCCTGGTGGTGGGTAGCACCCAGCGCAAGGAACAGCCGCTGCTGGCTTCTCATCTGCGTCAGGCAGTGAAGAAGGGTAGTGCGCTCAACGTGATCCACGTTGCCGACGATGCCCTGCTGACTGCACTCAATGCCAAGCTGATCGTATCGCCGCTGGCGCTGGTCAATGCACTGGCCCAGGTGCTGAAGGCTGTGGTTGAGATCAAGTCTGCCCAAACCGCCGTCGATCTGGCTGCCGTAACCGTGGGTGCCGAGGCGCAAGCGATTGCCGCCAGCTTGGCAGGTAGCGAAAGCGCCGCCATCGTGCTGGGCAATGTGGCACAACACCATCCGGCCTTTGCCCAGCTGCTGAAGCTGGCGCAGGAAATCGCCGCGCTGACCGGCGCACGTTTTGGCCTGTTGGCTGAAGCTGCCAATAGCACCGGTGCCGAGCTGGTGGGTGTCTTGCCGCACCGTGCCGCTTTTGGTGCCACCACCACGGCTGGCCTGAACGCCGCCGCGATGATCGCCGCGCCGCGCAAGGCTTACTTCCTGCTGAATACCGAAGTGGAATTCGACAGCTACAATCCGCAAGCTGCCGTGGCCGCTATGAAGCAGGCTGCCACCGTGATCGCACTGACTGCCTACAAGGGCGCAGGGCTGCTGGATTACGCCGATGTGCTGCTGCCGATTGCCCCGTTCTCGGAAACTGCGGGTTCCTTCGTCAATATGGAAGGCAAGCTGCAGTCCTTCAACGGCGTGGTCCGCCCGCTGGGCGAAACCCGTCCGGCCTGGAAGGTCATGCGCGTGCTGGGCAATATGCTGGGTCTGACCGGTTTCGAGCAGAACAGTGCGGAAGAAGTCCGTGCCGAACTGCTGGCCAAGGGCGCGCTGGAGTCGGCCTTCAATAATGCACTGGGTGATGTGGCGGTGAATACCGCTGCGGCAACTGGTCTGGTGCGTATCGGTGAAGTCCCGCTGTACCAGGCTGATGCCATCTGCCGCCGCGCCCAGTCGCTGCAGCAGACTGCTGATGCTGCTGCACCGCTGGCAACTGCCCATTCCAGCCTGTTGGCCCGCCTGAATATGGCCGCCGGCAAGGAAGGCTTGCTGCGTCAGGGTTCTGGCGAGCTCAAGGTGCTGGTCGAGGCTGATGACAGCCTGCCGGCTGACACGGTACGTCTGGCAACGGCACATCCGCTGACTGTTGGTCTGGGTGGCATGTTCGATTCCATCGAGCTTACACAGGGGTAAAACATGGAGTTCTTGCAAGGCATTCTCGGTAATGAAGCGGGGCTCACGGTGTGGACCCTGCTCAAGATCATCGCCATCGTGGCTCCGATGATGATTGCCGTCGCGTATCTGACCTACTTTGAACGCAAGGTAATCGGCTACATGCAGATCCGTATCGGCCCCAACCGGGTTGGTCCGCTGGGTCTGCTGCAGCCTCTGGCTGACGGCCTCAAGCTGTTGATGAAGGAAATCATTCTGCCGGCGCAGTCCAGCAAGGGCTTGTTCCTGCTGGCTCCGGTGCTGGCCATTGGCCCGGCACTGGCTGCCTGGGCGGTGGTTCCCTTCAGTGACACGCTGGTGCTGGCTAATGTCAACGCCTCGTTGCTGTACATCCTGGCGCTGTCGTCCATCGGTGTATACGGCATCATCGTCGCTGGCTGGGCGGGTAACTCCAAGTACTCCTTCCTTGGTGCGATGCGTTCCGCGGCCCAGATCGTTTCTTACGAACTGGCCATGGGCTTTGCGCTGGTCGGTGTACTGATGGTATCCAGCAGCCTCAATCTGGTTGACATCGTCAAGCAGCAGGGGCATGGCATGGCTGGTGGTTCGCTGTTCTCCTGGAACTGGCTGCCGTTGTTCCCGCTGTTCATCGTCTACCTGATCTCTGGCGTGGCTGAAACCAACCGCGCACCGTTTGACGTGGCTGAAGGTGAATCCGAAATCGTGGCCGGTTTCCACGTGGAATACTCCGGCATGGCGTTTGCGGTGTTCTTCCTGGCTGAATACGCCAACATGATTCTGGTATCGGCACTGACTTCCATCCTGTTCTTGGGCGGCTGGCTGTCACCCTTCCCGGCAAGCTGGGGCCTGCTGGGTGCCGGCGGTTTCTTCTGGCTGGCCATGAAGATGGCGTTTGTACTGTTCTGCTTCCTGTGGTTCCGTGCCACGTTCCCGCGCTATCGCTATGACCAGATCATGCGTTTGGGCTGGAAGGTGTTCATTCCGGTCACCCTGGTGTGGATCCTGGTCCTGGGTATCTGGATGATGACCCCGCTGTCGCTGTGGAACTGAGGGGATAGGTAAAGAACATGGATACGATTCGCAACTTTTTCAAAACCTTCCTGCTGGTGGAGCTGGTCAAGGGCCTGATGCTGACCGGGCGCTATTTCTTTGCCCGCAAGATCACCGTCCAGTTCCCGGAAGAGAAGACGCCGATTTCCCCACGCTTCCGTGGCCTGCATGCGCAGCGCCGCTATGCCAACGGTGAAGAGCGTTGCATTGCCTGTAAGTTGTGCGAGGCAGTGTGCCCGGCAATGGCCATCTCGATCGAGTCTGAGCAACGTGAAGATGGCACGCGCCGTACTTCCCGCTACGACATCGATCTGACCAAGTGCATTTTCTGCGGTTTCTGCGAAGAGGCCTGCCCCGTCGACGCAATCGTGGAAACGCACATCTTCGAATACCACGGTGAAAAACGTGGCGACCTGTACTACACCAAGCCGATGCTGTTGGCGGTTGGCGACAAGTACGAGGCCGAAATCGCTGCCAACAAGGCGGCGGATGCCAAGTACCGCTAAGGGGGCCTCATGAGCATGACTACGGTTATTTTCTACATCCTGTCCGCCATTTTGCTGTTTGCGGCGATACGGGTGGTCACTGCCAAGAACCCGGTTCACGCCGTGTTGTACTTGGTGCTGGCTTTCTTCACCAGCTCTGGTCATTGGCTACTGCTGCAGTCCGAGTTCCTGGCCATTACCCTGGTACTGGTTTATGTGGGCGCGGTGATGGTGCTGTTCCTGTTTGTGGTGATGATGCTGGACATCAACGTGGAAAAACTGCGCGAGGGTTTCTGGCGCAATTTCCCGGTGGCTGCCACCGTTGGCCTGATCATGGCTTTCGAAATGGTGCTGATCCTGACCAATCCGCATACCGGTCTGGCTGACTACAAAGCCGGTGCGGCGCTGGCGGCTGATGCCAGCAATGTGAAGGTACTGGGTCGCCAGCTGTACACCACCTACCTGCTGCCGTTCGAACTGGCTGCTGTGGTGCTGTTGGTGGCCATGGTGGCTGCCATCGGTCTGACCCAGCGTAGCCGCAAGGACACCAAGGTGGTGGATGCTGCAGATCAGGTCAAGGTTCGCAGTCAGGACCGTGTGCGCATCGTGAAGATGCAAGCCGAAAAAAATGTGGAAGCGGCCGATACTGCCGAGTCCGGTGAGCAACAGGCCTGACGGCCGAACAACATAAGGGAGGAAATGTGCTGACACTAACTCACTTCCTGGTGCTGGCCGCAATCCTGTTTGCCATCAGCGTGCTGGGGATTTTCCTGAACCGGAAGAACCTGATCGTGCTGTTGATGGCCATCGAACTGATGCTGCTGGCAGTGAATTTCAATTTCATTGCCTTCTCGCATTACCTGTCCGATACAGCAGGCCAGATTTTCGTATTCTTCATCCTGACGGTAGCAGCGGCAGAGTCGGCCATTGGTCTGGCCATTCTGGTGGTGCTGTTCCGCAATATGCGGACCATCAACGTTGAAGACCTGGGCAGCCTCAAGGGCTAAGGCAAACCGGTTACCAAACTACAAAGCACACAAGCATGGATATGAAAAGCTTATACCTGCTGATTGCGCTCTCACCACTGGTGGGATCCATCATCGCAGGCTTGTTTGGATGGGCAATCGGCCGCCGCGCTTCCCACGTCGTGACGATTCTCGGCGTGGCAGTCTCGGCAGCCCTGTCCTTCAAGGTACTTTATGCCTTCCTTAGCGGGCAGGCAGAAGTCTTCAACGCGCCGGTCTATACCTGGCTGACCGTCGGTGGCTATGAGTTCTCCGTCGGCTTCCTGGTGGATTCGCTGACGGCAATGATGCTGGTGGTCGTGACCTTCGTGTCGCTGATGGTGCATATCTACACCATCGGCTATATGCAGGAAGATCCCGGCTATCAGCGCTTCTTCAGCTATATCTCGCTGTTTACCTTCTCGATGCTGATGCTGGTGATGAGCAACAACTTCATCCAGCTGTTCTTCGGTTGGGAAGCGGTGGGCCTGGTGTCCTACCTGCTGATCGGCTTCTGGTTCAAGCGTCCGACCGCGATCTACGCCAACCTGAAAGCCTTCCTGGTCAACCGTGTGGGTGACTTCGGTTTCCTGCTGGGCATCGGCTTGGTACTGGCTTACTTCGGCGGTTCGCTGAATTACAGCGATGTATTCGCTGCAGCACCGGCGCTGGCCAGCAAAACCATCCAGATCATCCCGGGCCACGACTGGTCGCTGCTGAGCGTTACCTGCATCCTGCTGTTCATCGGTGCCATGGGTAAGTCGGCACAGTTCCCGCTGCACGTGTGGCTGCCGGACTCGATGGAAGGTCCGACTCCGATCTCCGCGCTGATCCACGCCGCCACCATGGTGACGGCCGGTATCTTCATGGTGTCGCGCATGAGCCCGCTGTTCGAACTGTCCGATACTGCGCTGAACGTGATCCTGGTGGCTGGTTCGATCACCGCGCTGTTCATGGGCTTCCTTGGCATCGTGCAGAATGACATCAAGCGCGTGGTGGCTTATTCCACCCTGTCGCAGCTCGGTTACATGACGGTTGCCCTGGGCGCTTCGGCCTACCCGGTCGCCATGTTCCATGTGATGACCCACGCCTTCTTCAAGGCACTGCTGTTCCTTGGCGCCGGTTCGGTCATCATGGGCATGCACCATGATCAGGACATGCGCAATATGGGCGGCCTGCGCAAGTACATGCCGATTACCTGGCTGACTTCGCTGCTGGGTTCGCTGGCGCTGATCGGTACCCCGTTCTTCTCCGGTTTCTATTCCAAAGACTCCATCATTGAAGCGGTACAGCTGTCGCACCTGCCGGCAGCCAGTTTTGCCTACTTCGCGGTGATTGCCGGTGTGTTCGTGACGGCCTTCTACTCCTTCCGCATGTACTTCCTGGTCTTCCATGGCAAGGAACGCTGGATGGAGAAAAAGGATGATCACCATCACGGTCACGACGACCATGACCATCACCATGGTCTGGGTCCGAATGACAAGCCGCATGAATCGCCGTGGGTGGTGACCCTGCCGCTGGTGCTGTTGGCCATTCCGTCGGTACTGGTTGGTTTCTTCGCCATCGAACCGCTGGTTTACGGTTCCTTCTTCAAGGGTGTCATCGCCATTCACAGCGAGGCACACCCGGCACTGGAAGAACTGGCGCATGAATTCCACGGTGCCAGCGCCATGGGCATGCACGCCTTTACCTCGCTGCCTTTCCTGCTGGCCCTGGCCGGTGTGGTGACAGCCTGGTTCTTCTACATGAAGGCTCCGCAGATTCCGGCCGCCATCAAGCAGAAGTTCAGCTTCATCAATCAGGTACTGGAAAACAAGTACTACCTGGACGAGCTGTACTACGCCGTGTTCGCCAAGGGCTCGCGCGCCCTGGGTACCTTCTTCTGGAAGGTGGGTGACATGCTGCTGATCGATGGCCTGGTGGTGAATGGTGCAGCCAAGCTGGTGGGAACCTTCTCCAAGCTGGTACGCAAGCTGCAGACCGGTTTCATCTACAGCTACGCCATGACCATGATTATCGGCGTGCTGGCATTGATGACGCTGTGGTTCTCGCAGATCATCCTGCGCTAAGGCCCAGACCTCTGGAATTG is from Aquitalea aquatilis and encodes:
- a CDS encoding NADH-quinone oxidoreductase subunit J, translated to MSMTTVIFYILSAILLFAAIRVVTAKNPVHAVLYLVLAFFTSSGHWLLLQSEFLAITLVLVYVGAVMVLFLFVVMMLDINVEKLREGFWRNFPVAATVGLIMAFEMVLILTNPHTGLADYKAGAALAADASNVKVLGRQLYTTYLLPFELAAVVLLVAMVAAIGLTQRSRKDTKVVDAADQVKVRSQDRVRIVKMQAEKNVEAADTAESGEQQA
- the nuoK gene encoding NADH-quinone oxidoreductase subunit NuoK produces the protein MLTLTHFLVLAAILFAISVLGIFLNRKNLIVLLMAIELMLLAVNFNFIAFSHYLSDTAGQIFVFFILTVAAAESAIGLAILVVLFRNMRTINVEDLGSLKG
- the nuoL gene encoding NADH-quinone oxidoreductase subunit L codes for the protein MDMKSLYLLIALSPLVGSIIAGLFGWAIGRRASHVVTILGVAVSAALSFKVLYAFLSGQAEVFNAPVYTWLTVGGYEFSVGFLVDSLTAMMLVVVTFVSLMVHIYTIGYMQEDPGYQRFFSYISLFTFSMLMLVMSNNFIQLFFGWEAVGLVSYLLIGFWFKRPTAIYANLKAFLVNRVGDFGFLLGIGLVLAYFGGSLNYSDVFAAAPALASKTIQIIPGHDWSLLSVTCILLFIGAMGKSAQFPLHVWLPDSMEGPTPISALIHAATMVTAGIFMVSRMSPLFELSDTALNVILVAGSITALFMGFLGIVQNDIKRVVAYSTLSQLGYMTVALGASAYPVAMFHVMTHAFFKALLFLGAGSVIMGMHHDQDMRNMGGLRKYMPITWLTSLLGSLALIGTPFFSGFYSKDSIIEAVQLSHLPAASFAYFAVIAGVFVTAFYSFRMYFLVFHGKERWMEKKDDHHHGHDDHDHHHGLGPNDKPHESPWVVTLPLVLLAIPSVLVGFFAIEPLVYGSFFKGVIAIHSEAHPALEELAHEFHGASAMGMHAFTSLPFLLALAGVVTAWFFYMKAPQIPAAIKQKFSFINQVLENKYYLDELYYAVFAKGSRALGTFFWKVGDMLLIDGLVVNGAAKLVGTFSKLVRKLQTGFIYSYAMTMIIGVLALMTLWFSQIILR